One Molothrus ater isolate BHLD 08-10-18 breed brown headed cowbird chromosome 4, BPBGC_Mater_1.1, whole genome shotgun sequence genomic window carries:
- the FAM114A1 gene encoding protein NOXP20, with product MSEDVSDGVPSEEKPEVMEMPSNEVLPHESVPHLAEAEISHESSQDQHGQVTQNVSNGKEGDTVINENPLTENLIESLPSSLPSSEDTTGDKPTECIETVSLDAEPELEETLHEQSNPAADSLSKASRWGAWGTWGRSLLSSASATVGHGITAVKEKAGTTLRIHSGSSASLETAEPPAAETSVTQAEDSLAQSSSENIPSPSSGSRGMLSAITSAVQNTGKSVLSGGLDALEFIGKTTMNVLAESDPGFKKTKTLMARTVSLSQLLREAKEKEKQRRAQQVTVERTAHYGLLFDEFQGLSHLEALEILSNESEAQIQSHLATLDGEQLETVKNDLIAIKEIFVPKELDDEVVQAQKADTGEEFVSMLTELLFELHVAATPDKLNKARKKAHEWLEETSLSTPVDIEEELNEKPEEPGEEKTQKDNTIESDKTEVDKSKTVEEIYMLSIESLAEVTARCIEQLHKVAELILHGQEVEKTAQDQAKVLTNLTSAMCNEVSSLSKKFSDSVTAAGSNMKAEVLNPIINSVLLEGCNSTTYIQDAFQLLLPVLQISHIQASCSKAQEMSA from the exons ATGTCTGAAGACGTATCTGATGGCGTCCCATCTGAAGAAAAACCTGAAGTAATGGAGATGCCCAGCAATGAGGTATTGCCTCATGAATCAGTACCACACCTTGCAGAAGCTGAGATCTCGCATGAGTCTTCACAAGATCAACATGGACAGGTCACTCAGAATGTTAGTAATGGAAAGGAAGGAGACACAGTCATTAATGAAAACCCTTTGACTGAAAATCTCATTGAAAGCCTGCCTTCCAGCCTGCCTTCCAGTGAAGACACAACTGGAGACAAGCCCACCGAGTGCATTGAAACTGTAAGCCTTGATGCAGAACCTGAATTGGAAGAAACACTGCATGAGCAAAGCAATCCA GCTGCAGACTCCTTATCTAAAGCAAGTAGATGGGGAGCTTGGGGTACCTGGGGAAGGTCTCTCCTATCATCAGCTTCTGCCACAGTTG GTCATGGGATAACAGcagtaaaggaaaaagcaggaacTACCCTAAGAATTCATAGTGGAAGTTCAGCATCTCTGGAAacagcagagcctcctgcagctgAAACATCAGTTACTC AAGCAGAAGATTCTTTGGCCCAAAGCTCTTCTGAGAATattccttctccttcatctGGATCTCGTGGCATGCTGTCAGCTATCACTAGTGCTGTACAAAACACA GGGAAAAGTGTATTATCTGGAGGCTTAGATGCTTTGGAATTTATTGGGAAGACAACCATGAATGTCCTTGCAGAAAGCGATCCTGGatttaagaaaaccaaaacactgaTGGCAAGAACAGTCTCACTATCTCAG CTGTTGCGAGaagccaaagaaaaagagaaacagaggcGGGCCCAGCAAGTTACAGTAGAAAGAACAGCACATTATGGACTACTTTTTGATGAATTCCAAGGTTTGTCTCATCTTGAAGCTCTGGAAATCCTGTCAAATGAAAGTGAAGCTCAG ATTCAGTCACATTTAGCAACACTTGATGGAGAACAGTTGGAGACTGTGAAAAATGATTTAATTGCTATAAAAGAGATCTTTGTTCCAAAGGAATTAGATGATGAAGTGGTGCAGGCGCAAAAAG CAGATACAGGAGAAGAGTTTGTCAGCATGCTCACAGAACTGCTGTTTGAATTGCATGTTGCTGCTACTCCTGACAAGCTAAATAAG GCTAGGAAAAAAGCTCATGAATGGCTGGAAGAAACCAGTTTGTCCACCCCAGTAGACATAGAAGAGGAGCTAAATGAAAAACCTGAAGAACCTGGTGAAGAAAAGACTCAAAAAGACAATACAATTGAGAGTGATAAAACAGAAGTAGACAAAAGCAAAACTGTGGAG gaaATCTACATGCTGTCCATTGAAAGTCTGGCTGAGGTAACTGCTCGTTGTATTGAACAGCTTCATAAAGTAGCAGAATTAATTCTACATGGGCAAGAAGTAGAAAAAACAGCGCAAGATCAAGCAAAAGTACTGACAAA tTTAACAAGTGCCATGTGCAATGAAGTTTCATCTTTATCAAAGAAGTTTTCTGATTCTGTAACAGCAGCTGGG AGCAATATGAAGGCAGAGGTTCTTAACCCCATCATTAACAGTGTGCTATTAGAG GGCTGCAACAGTACTACTTATATCCAGGATGCTTTCCAGTTACTGCTTCCAGTTCTGCAGATTTCCCATATCCAGGCCAGTTGTTCCAAAGCCCAGGAGATGTCAGCTTGA
- the LOC118686195 gene encoding toll-like receptor 1: protein MTLNTNFLRNVFLYKCLFALTFLNHVSLSVEDELFSSVSNNFPEDDSNQKITSLPLLYTKSHQSKANRDWVVIQNTTESLSLSEILNENVKNLIALLSNFRQGSRLQNLTLTNVSVNWNHLMEIFQNVWHSSVEYFNINNVTQLSHIERYKFNYSGTSMKALTMKKIIITDMYFTQDDLYKIFADMNIADMTIADSEMIHMLCPSRKSPFRYLNFLKNDLTDFLFQKCDNLPQLETLILQKNKFESLRKVSFMTSRMKSLQYLDMSNNLLRHDGAGVQCQWAESLAELDLSSNQLVDAVFECLPANVKKLSLRNNQISNVPSGVAELKSLEELNLASNRLADLPGCSGFTSLQFLNVEMNSILTPSADFFQSCPRVRELQAGHNPFKCSCELQAFIQLERHSGGKLFGWPEAYVCEYPEGLRGTELKDFHLSPLACNTTLLLVTALLLTLLLVAAVAFLCIYLDVPWYVRMTWQWTQTKRRAWHNPPADQEAILQFHAFISYSERDSPWVKNELIPNLERGEGSVQLCQHERNFIPGKSIVENIINCIEKSYRSIFVLSPNFVQSEWCHYELYFAHHKLFSENSNSLILILLEPIPPYLIPARYHKLKALMAKRTYMEWPKERSKRTLFWANLRAAISINLQKADENLYEETDEASF from the coding sequence atGACACTAAATACGAACtttctcagaaatgtttttctgtacAAGTGTCTGTTTGCATTAACCTTTTTGAACCATGTCAGCCTGTCTGTGGAAGACGAACTCTTTTCATCTGTTTCTAACAATTTTCCAGAAGATGATTCTAACCAAAAAATCACAAGCCTGCCACTCCTGTATACAAAGAGTCATCAGTCCAAAGCTAATCGTGATTGGGTTGTGATACAAAATACAACAGAAAGCCTGTCATTGTCAGAAATCctaaatgaaaatgtaaaaaatttgATAGCTTTATTATCTAATTTCAGACAAGGATCCAGGTTACAAAATCTGACACTGACAAATGTGTCAGTGAACTGGAATCATCTCATGGAAATTTTTCAGAATGTATGGCACTCATCCGTTGAATACTTCAATATTAACAATGTAACACAGCTGTCACACATTGAAAGATATAAGTTTAACTACTCAGGTACTTCTATGAAAGCATTgacaatgaagaaaattataatCACGGACATGTACTTCACACAGGATGACCTAtacaaaatatttgcagataTGAATATTGCAGACATGACAATAGCTGATTCAGAGATGATTCATATGCTCTGTCCTTCACGTAAGAGTCCCTTTAGATAcctaaattttttaaagaatgatttaacagattttctttttcaaaaatgtgaCAACCTACCTCAGCTGGAGACGTTAATCTTGCAGAAGAATAAATTTGAGAGCCTTCGCAAAGTAAGCTTCATGACGAGCCGTATGAAATCCCTGCAATACCTGGACATGAGCAACAACCTGCTGCGCCACGATGGAGCTGGCGTGCAGTGCCAGTGGGCCGAGtctctggcagagctggaccTGTCCTCCAATCAGTTGGTGGATGCTGTGTTTGAGTGCTTGCCAGCCAACGTCAAAAAACTCAGCCTACGAAACAATCAGATCAGCAATGTCCCCAGCGGGGTGGCGGAGCTGAAATCCTTGGAGGAGCTGAACCTGGCATCGAACAGGCTGGCCGACCTGCCGGGCTGCAGCGGCTTCACGTCCCTGCAGTTCCTGAACGTGGAGATGAATTCGATCCTCACCCCATCTGCTGACTTCTTCCAGAGCTGCCCGAgggtcagggagctgcaggccgGGCACAACCCGTTCAAGTGTTCCTGTGAGCTGCAAGCCTTTATCCAGCTGGAGAGGCACTCGGGGGGGAAGCTGTTTGGCTGGCCGGAGGCCTACGTGTGCGAGTACCCAGAGGGCTTGCGAGGGACGGAGCTCAAGGACTTCCACCTGAGCCCGCTGGCTTGCAACACGACGCTGCTGCttgtgacagctctgctgctgacactgctgctggtggctgcgGTGGCCTTCCTGTGCATCTACCTGGATGTGCCGTGGTACGTGCGGATGACGTGGCAGTGGACGCAGACGAAGCGCAGAGCTTGGCACAACCCCCCCGCAGATCAGGAGGCCATTCTGCAATTCCACGCCTTCATTTCCTACAGCGAGCGCGATTCGCCGTGGGTGAAGAACGAGCTGATCCCGAACCTGGAGAGGGGGGAGGGCAGCGTGCAACTGTGCCAGCACGAGAGAAACTTTATCCCCGGCAAGAGCATTGTGGAGAACATCATTAACTGCATTGAGAAGAGCTACAGGTCGATCTTTGTGTTGTCTCCCAACTTTGTGCAGAGTGAGTGGTGTCACTATGAGCTGTACTTTGCCCATCACAAGTTATTCAGTGAGAATTCCAACAGCTTAATCCTGATTTTACTGGAGCCCATCCCTCCGTACCTTATCCCTGCCAGGTATCACAAGCTGAAAGCTCTCATGGCAAAGCGCACCTACATGGAGTGGCCGAAGGAGAGGAGCAAGCGCACCCTATTCTGGGCCAACCTCAGGGCAGCCATTAGCATTAACCTGCAAAAAGCTGATGAGAACTTGTATGAGGAAACAGATGAAGCATCTTTCTAA